A window from Salvia miltiorrhiza cultivar Shanhuang (shh) chromosome 2, IMPLAD_Smil_shh, whole genome shotgun sequence encodes these proteins:
- the LOC131012498 gene encoding expansin-B3-like has product MESLCCLLVFCILLGSAAAAGDLHWSPATATWYGSPEGDGSDGGACGYGSLVDVKPFRARVGAVSPVLFKGGEGCGACYKVRCLDRSICSRRAVTVIITDECPGGYCSGGRTHFDLSGAAFGRMAVSGNGGQLRNRGEIPVIFRRTPCKYPGKNIAFHVNEGSTNYWLSLLVEFEGGDGDVGSMHIREANSNQWLEMTHIWGASWCIIAGPLQGPFSVRLTTLSTGKTLSAREVIPRNWAPKATYTSRLNFNN; this is encoded by the exons ATGGAGAGCCTCTGTTGCCTTCTCGTTTTCTGCATTCTGCTCGGCTCCGCCGCCGCGGCGGGGGACCTGCATTGGTCCCCGGCGACGGCGACGTGGTACGGCAGCCCCGAGGGCGACGGCAGCGACGGAGGCGCGTGCGGCTACGGATCGCTGGTGGACGTGAAGCCGTTCCGCGCGCGCGTCGGCGCGGTGAGCCCGGTGCTCTTCAAGGGCGGCGAGGGCTGCGGCGCCTGCTACAAGGTGCGGTGCCTCGACCGCTCGATCTGCTCGCGCCGCGCGGTCACCGTCATCATCACCGACGAGTGCCCCGGCGGCTACTGCTCCGGCGGCCGCACGCACTTCGACCTCAGCGGCGCCGCCTTCGGCAGGATGGCCGTCTCCGGCAACGGCGGCCAGCTCCGCAACCGCGGTGAGATCCCCGTCATCTTCCGGAG AACTCCGTGTAAGTATCCTGGGAAAAACATCGCGTTTCACGTTAACGAAGGATCGACTAATTATTGGCTCTCATTATTGGTCGAATTCGAGGGTGGCGATGGCGATGTAGGATCCATGCACATAAGAGAG GCGAACTCGAACCAATGGCTAGAGATGACTCATATATGGGGTGCGAGTTGGTGCATCATCGCCGGCCCTCTACAAGGGCCATTCTCCGTTCGGCTAACCACCTTATCCACCGGAAAAACCTTGTCCGCGAGGGAAGTAATCCCTCGGAATTGGGCTCCGAAGGCTACCTACACCTCCCGCCTCAATTTCAACAATTGA